The genomic segment CGCAAATGAAATGGAagcataaaaaaatgtgttttgccAGATCGTGGTCCATGAGCAACACCCCCACCTCTCCACAATGGCGATCTAATGGATCCATGGCGTGCACGCCCTAACCCTTTCTGTGGCCATGGTTTTCTACCACCACCATTGACTTCAGCCCTCGTCTTCGTATGAGCCCATGACACCCATCGGAATTTCCTTTGCCATATAACATTCCTGTGAATGATATCTATACGTGGTAGAACAGCGTACACTAAAGGATGTAATTCGAAAAGGCCCAGTTTTTTTTCGTCAATCGAATCTAAATTTTCGATCCATACTTCTCGTGGTTTGGTGTATTGAGGTGGAAACTTCCACTCCTTTTGTGTCACGTTTAAATCactattattgatattatttatattagaaactTCAGTAGATCCTGATGAGCATAACCGAATCTGCGAGACGGCTGAAATATTAAGTTTTCTTATGGCATTTATTAAAGCTAAACTCATtttgttatagtaaaattatgttatattatatgttattcttaaacattgcatataatattaacaatgtaagaaaatatttagaatCAGTTTTGAGGTTATTACTTATTTCATTTGCACAACATTAAAAAGTCAGAAAAGCCATAGCTTATAGATTAGTCTCTACTTCTCTAGAGTTTAGAGCAGTcttacagataaaatatgactacaaattgatattgatataatattatgtcactAGTCACTACTTATATGTTCAaatcatttcaatataataaaacagttcTAGTCAACTATAGTAAAAGGACctataagattaatattatcGGATTAGGAAAGACGTGGCTTTCGacgacattaataaattaaagctaaGACTCACCGTTAGACGAAAGTTCCATGTCGCAAGACgacgaataatatatatttattgtaataaaacttgtaaatatttgGTTGTTTAATCTTCTATGTATAAACTACAATTTACAgccattcgtttttttttcaaaatatataggtatttataattgctatatttatatattttattcatatttgaatGGATGCAAGGATTTGTATAGAAAAACCTATATTGAATTGCTATTACAGCATGGAACGGTTATTTTCAAATGATAAATTTGcagcaaatattaattattactcatgacaatttaattttttttgtaaaaactgatacatttaagatattataaagtatttatgtaaGAAGTGACAAATAAGATAATTACATAAGATTATTCATTAaacatattcaatttttatgaattttaaagcaaaataattGTAGTTTGCTTTTTTGACAGTTTTTGTAAGTACCGAAAATaatttcgaaataataaaacttttaatttattatttatcgtctCAATATCAAAAGCAAATAACTATGAAGTAAGCAacatcattaataattaatattatggcAAAGagataattacatacaaaaaatgCTTGCAGTAGGTATTCCAAAAACCATTTTCGTACATACCTAttccataaattttataatgaatcgatattcgttttaaatgatcagataataagaaattacattttaaaaaataccgtATTTACTGGTGAAACCTGGATAAAAGAAattgtatttctatatattgaaatgtatttctTTTTCTACCTTGTTGGTCCGTATTTTCCAACTTTAGATGTCTAGCTTTAGATACTGTCCGGCGACAGCTGCCGACACATTAAGGGTTTCGAATGAACGGAATGTTATTACTTTACTACTTGGTCGAAGTTTAAACTCTTAGTTCGACTCTTAGGCGTGAGGCTTTTGGTTAAGGCTATTGACATTCCTATTCTTATTTGGATCGAAATTTGGTTGAATATATTCATCTTGAATGTATTCAACGAAGACCATTTCATCGTTAACTtacttttcaaatttattttaaatattttattaaaaattactatcgttttaaaatttacgtACACACAGCCCCGGATTTACGCCTAGACACAAGACATAACCTTATCTATAATTTAGGTTAATGGGGTATCCCATTatcctaaaataatataatttcaatcttACTTTAACCATTTCGGAATGGGGGGGCTCAAGTGCCTAGAAGCCTTGGAAGTCCGGACCTGACTATATATAACGGTAAATAGTATTTGAAAAAGTATGTAGGTATAAATGACTAATGTCCGTTAAACTGtatgttgaaataattataatcgtttaactaaatatatacgtGAACATAACAGTTACTCTCGTACATTAGTACTGGCCATGAACtttcattttctttaaatttaccgCAGGCGACGCCAAGACGtagaattgttatttaaaaattatatagtaagTTGTAGAAACATGGGCATATttatt from the Nymphalis io chromosome 10, ilAglIoxx1.1, whole genome shotgun sequence genome contains:
- the LOC126771162 gene encoding 39S ribosomal protein L4, mitochondrial isoform X2, coding for MELSSNAVSQIRLCSSGSTEVSNINNINNSDLNVTQKEWKFPPQYTKPREVWIENLDSIDEKKLGLFELHPLVYAVLPRIDIIHRNVIWQRKFRWVSWAHTKTRAEVNGGGRKPWPQKGLGRARHGSIRSPLWRGGGVAHGPRSGKTHFFMLPFHLRIHGLTSTLSAKFAQDDLHVVRNLELPTEDPEYLTDLIEKRNWGPSVLIVDESDYAPRNITVATENLPHVNIIPFYGLNVYSMLKHDTLIITQRAAERVEEKILQHLHSNTMQQQAKFKLNQV
- the LOC126771162 gene encoding 39S ribosomal protein L4, mitochondrial isoform X1, translating into MSLALINAIRKLNISAVSQIRLCSSGSTEVSNINNINNSDLNVTQKEWKFPPQYTKPREVWIENLDSIDEKKLGLFELHPLVYAVLPRIDIIHRNVIWQRKFRWVSWAHTKTRAEVNGGGRKPWPQKGLGRARHGSIRSPLWRGGGVAHGPRSGKTHFFMLPFHLRIHGLTSTLSAKFAQDDLHVVRNLELPTEDPEYLTDLIEKRNWGPSVLIVDESDYAPRNITVATENLPHVNIIPFYGLNVYSMLKHDTLIITQRAAERVEEKILQHLHSNTMQQQAKFKLNQV